The Eggerthella guodeyinii sequence GTTCGGCGCGATGTACGCCGCGCGCTCCACGTCGGGAAACATCCCCTTGAATTCAACGAGCATGCCAGTCCTTTCCTTCAGTTTGCCCGTCCAGTATCCCGAAACCCCCAACGCCGCACATCGCAAGTTCCATGCGATTCTCGCCGCCAAGGCGGTTACGCGTTCGCCACGGGCGGGCGACGGCGGGGGCGTGGGCGGTGGGGGCGCGGGCGGGTGCGCTATGGTCGCAGGACGATAGGCCGATAGGCTCGGCGACCTTGCGCGGAAAGAAGGCTCCCATGTTCGACGATCTCAAGGGCAAGACGGTGGTGGTGACGGGCAGCTCGAAGGGGCTGGGCGCGGCCATGGCGCGGCGCTTCGGTGCCGAGGGCATGAACGTGGTGACGAACTACCGCTCCGACGAGGAGGGCGCGCGCGAGACGGTGCGGGCCATCGAGGAGGCGGGCGGCGCGGCCGCCGCGATACGCTCGGACGTGAGCAAGGCCGAATGCGTGGAAGCGCTGTACGACGCGGCGATGTTCTCGTTTGGCGGCATCGACATCTGGGTGAACAACGCGGGCATCGAGGAGGGCGCGCCGTCCGACCAGAAGAGCATCGAGGCGTGGCAGCGCGTGCTCGACGTGAACCTCACCGGCGTGTTCGCCGGCTGCCGCTGCGCCATCAACCACTTCCTCGAGCATGACATG is a genomic window containing:
- a CDS encoding glucose 1-dehydrogenase produces the protein MFDDLKGKTVVVTGSSKGLGAAMARRFGAEGMNVVTNYRSDEEGARETVRAIEEAGGAAAAIRSDVSKAECVEALYDAAMFSFGGIDIWVNNAGIEEGAPSDQKSIEAWQRVLDVNLTGVFAGCRCAINHFLEHDMPGTIINLSSVHEVIPWPHFADYAASKAGVGMLTKTLALEYADRGIRVNAIAPGAMNTPINAQKLADPEQRAATERLIPMGYVGAPEDVAAAAAWIASDQARYVTGTTLFVDGGMTLYPGFQFGEG